The following are encoded together in the Montipora capricornis isolate CH-2021 chromosome 5, ASM3666992v2, whole genome shotgun sequence genome:
- the LOC138049241 gene encoding transmembrane protein 163a-like produces the protein MEGGTIYGSSTILLTSSTAEKGKSGELEGFPCISPLDDEYLFHKEKQLPAQLMDKWRKAAHAVSYASVFCAFVIGISAFVISSLAKSSAAFGFAFGSILDVCSSLVVIWRFCGLAGKTYSWERERRACIAIGILFLLSASGIFIRAIRSLVVEKHAVKFAGIEAISGVSLVVYSSLAWMKFVIAEKLESDSLRTDAFNSTAGAGISLGMIVSTIFYQYNRHIWYLDASVALCIAVGLCGYGVRLLGKLLPASEKAPPGELFE, from the exons ATGGAGGGAGGTACAATATATGGCTCTTCAACTATTCTGTTAACTAGCTCGACAGCTGAAAAAGGCAAGTCTGGCGAGCTCGAAGGGTTTCCCTGTATATCGCCATTGGACGACG AGTATCTCTTCCACAAAGAAAAGCAGCTTCCTGCTCAGTTGATGGACAAATGGCGTAAGGCAGCTCATGCAGTATCTTACGCCTCTGTTTTTTGTGCTTTTGTGATTGGAATTAGTGCATTTG TTATTTCCAGTTTGGCTAAAAGTTCTGCAGCATTTGGCTTTGCA TTTGGCTCTATATTAGATGTCTGTTCGTCATTGGTTGTAATTTGGAGGTTTTGCGGTTTGGCCGGGAAAACATATTCCTGGGAAAGAGAGCGAAG AGCTTGTATAGCAATTGGAATTCTGTTTTTGTTATCTGCAAGTGGAATATTCATCCGAGCCATCAGGTCTTTAGTTGTGGAGAAGCATGCAGTTAAA tttgctGGCATTGAGGCAATTTCTGGTGTCAGTTTAGTGGTGTATTCATCACTTGCGTGGATGAAATTTGTCATAGCTGAAAAGTTGGAAAGTGACTCTCTCCGAACAGATG ctTTCAACTCGACAGCCGGTGCGGGTATATCATTGGGGATGATTGTGAGCACAATATTTTATCAGTACAACAGACATATTTGGTATCTTGATGCTTCTGTAGCTCTTTGTATAGCAGTGGGATTATGTGGCTATGGAGTAAG